DNA from Clostridiales bacterium:
CGTTAGTTTCTCTATATTTGATAATATTTTTGGCGATGTTTGCGTTAAGTCCCGCCACATACGACAAAAGCGAAATACTTGCCGTGTTAACATCAACGCCTACGCTGTTGACGCAATCCTCAACCGCGACTTTTAGGGCGCTGTCCAACCTTGTGGGGGGCATATCATGTTGGTATTGGCCTATGCCGATAGAACGTGGCTCAATCTTAACAAGCTCCGCCATGGGATCTTGAAGCCGCCTTGCTATGCTTACCGCGCTTCTGTGCTCGGGCTCCAAGTCAGGAAACTCTTCAGCGCCGAGTTTGGAAGCCGAATAAACCGAAGCGCCCGCCTCGTTTACCACGGCGTAAGACAAATTATATTCGGGCATTTCTTTCAAAAGCCTGCTTACAAAAATTTCGGTTTCTTTGGACGCCGTGCCGTTGCCGATAGCCAAAAGCTCCACATTATGCGTTTTGATAAGTTCTTTCAAGACCGCCTTGGCTTCTTCTGTTTTGTTTTGAGGCGGGGTAGGATATACAACCGCCTTGTCCAAAAATTTTCCGATTCCGTCCACAACGGCTATCTTACAGCCCGTGCGGTATGCGGGGTCAATGCCCATTGTAACTTTGTTCTTGATAGCGGGCTGCATTATTAGCGGTTTTAGGTTGGTTTCAAACATTTTTATAGCTTGCTCGGAGGCTTTTTTAAAAAGCTCGGCTCTTACTTCTCTTTGGATAGAAGGCTTAATAAGCCTGTTGTAGGCGTCGTTTGCCGCCGCTTTGATAAGCGAGGAAGTCGGCCCGTCTTTTATAAAGGCCTTATACATAACATTTTGAACCAACTCCTCGTCCAGTTCCAAAGCTACATTAAGACATTTTTCCTTTTCGCCGCGGTTAATGGCCAATATCCTATGGCTTGGAATTGTCTTAATGGGCTCTTTGTAGTCTTTATACATCTCATAAACATCTATGCGATCATTGGCATCTTTTTCTTTTTCAACAAGCGAAGCGACTATATAGCCTTTTTCAAAAAACAATTCCCTTATCGCTTTTCTTACATTGGCGTCATCCGACATCTTTTCGCAAATAATATCCAAAGCGCCCGCAATCGCTTCTTGGGCATTATTGATGCCTTTTTCTTCATTGACATATTTTTGCGCTTGGGCATTAATTTCATCTTCGCCCAAATTTTGCCCAAAAATTAAATCCGCCAAAGGCGCAAGCCCTTTTGCCGCGGCGACAGTCGCCCGCGTCTTTTTCTTGGGCTTATAAGGTCTGTATATGTCTTCCAATTCGGTTAAGGTCTTTGCCCCGTTCAAAGCCTGTTCCAACTTCTCGTCAAAAACATTTTGGTCTTTGAGCGATTGTATAATAACTTGCCTGCGCGCTTCAAATTTTCTTAGGTAGTCAAGCCTATCCACAAATACCCTTAGTTTTTGGTCGTCACACGCGCCCGTCATTTCTTTTCTATATCTTGCTATAAAAGGCACGGTGTTGCCTTGGTCAAGAAGCTCAATGATATTGGAAGCGTGAATAGGGCTTAAGTCAAATTCAGCCGATAAGATTGCTTTAATGTCCATAAAAAACTCCGTCAAATAATTTTAGCGCTTTGACATTATATCATATTTTAGCTTTTTTAAGCGAGTTCTTTGCTATATTTATGGCAATACATTATTATAAAAGCAATACATTTACACAATTGGCAAAGGTCTGTTATAATATTAAAGATTATAAGATTTATATATGGTAATTATTTATACAACCAGTTTTCAGGAGATACTATGCCGATAAAAACATTTTTAAAGACTCAGGCGATAAAAGCGCTTCTAAACAAAGACAAGAAAAAGCCTTTTGACGAAAGCTATGCGGAGTTTTATACCTTAAGCGAAGACGCTCCCAAAAACCAAAACAACAGCTATTATTTTTCAGGGCACTCTAAGGACGGCCAAAGCATTATTATGAGATTGGGCCAAAGAGGCTCGGGCAATAGCGAGATTTGGTTTGCCTATCGCGACCTTTTGGACAATAATTTTATATGCGCGCATCAAATTTTAATCAACCAGACATTAATAGAAACCTCATGTTTGCAAGCGGGCAAAAAATGGAAGATACAATACAGCGGCGGGGTGCTCCAGGGCGTCAAAACGCCCGAAAACATTTGGCGCAGCCTAAAAGGCGCGCGTATAATCCCTACGGTGTTAGACGGAGAATTTACGGCAGGCGCTAAAATTTTTGAATTTTCCAAGCATATAAACACAAAAGCGGTCGCCAGAACTTTAGCCGTTCAAAAATTAGACATGCAAAAGTTTATAAACTTTTTTGATAATCGGCAAGTGTTTTACGAACAAGCGGGCAGGCTTCAAGGCGTGTTAAATCTAGGCGGCAAGAAGACCGAGATAGACATGCCCGCGATAAGAAACCGCGCCTACGGCTTAAAGGATTTAAAAAAAATCAAAAGATATATCGTCTTTTATATTTTGACCGAAAACAGCCAAGCAATCAGCATCCATTTGATAGATTGCCAAATCGGCAAAATCCAAATAGGTTATAAACTTTCGGACGCCAAAACCGTGTGCTTGGATAGAGTTATTTCGCCCGAACAAATCCCGATTAAAGACATTATACCCAGCAGGTTTGTGTTTTTGGCCAAATTTTTGGACGGTAAAAAGTTAGTTATAAAATGCCAAAAAGAAACCGAGTTTGAATTTACTTATGACGACGATGGTTATACGGTTTTGCAAAGCGCGGCGAAGTTTGATATTAACGGTATTAAAGCGCGCGGCATAATCCATTTGGGCCGTAATTTAACTTTAAGCGATTAAGGAGTAATTTTTAAAAAATATGAATTGGATTAATTTTGTCAGGACTATCCTTACAAGAACAAAAAAGCCCTTTGTCTTTTTAAATGAATGCGACCAAAACCTAGATTATTTGTCTTTGGATAATCTAGGTCTTTATATACATATTCCTTTTTGCGCCAAGATTTGCCCTTTTTGTCCTTATTGCAAAACAGTCTACCAAAAAGATTTGGCCGATAATTACATAAACGCGTTAATCAATGAAATCCATATGGTCGGCAAACAATCCGGCGATAAAAAGCGCGTCACCAGCTTGTATTTTGGAGGCGGGACGCCTTGCCTTTGCATTGATGCGATAGGAGAAATTATTGACGCGGTAAAACAATACTTTATTATAACCGAAGGCATAGGGATAGAACTGCATCCGCAAGACTTGAACGACGATGTTTTTAAAAAGTTAAAACAAGCGCAAATTGCCAAGATAAGCATAGGCGTCCAATCCTTTGACGAAAATTGCCTAAATTTTTTGGGAAGAAAAAATGAAATAGACATCCAAAAATTAAATAACTTGCTTTTAAAATACCCCTTTGAAACGGTATCAATAGATTTTATATTTGGCATACCCGGCCAGACATTTGAAAGCCTAAAAAAAGATTTTGAGATTGCTTTTGGGTGTCAAGCCAACCATGTGGCGATATATCCTTTGATTGAGTTTTCTTTTTTTCAACCCGAACAAAAAACGACCTTAAGACAAAAAAGAAAATTGCTCAATAAGATTTTGGACTATTGCCAACAAAAAGGCTATGAGCGCACTTCTATATGGACCTTTTCCAAAGACGGCGGGCATTATTCCTCAATGACCAGGCAGAACTTTTTGGGCTTTGGTTGCTCGGCCACGACGCTATTGCTCCGTCAATTTAAGATAAATACTTTTGATGTTCAAGAATATATAAACAGAATTAATAGCAACCGCTTGCCTACCGCGCTTACTTGCCGTTTCACCAAACACCAGCGCATGATTTATTATTTGTTTTGGACGGCGTATTCCACTATTATTAACCCCCAAGACTTTGAAAAGTTTTTTGGCGAATCCCTGCGCAAAAATTATGGCTTTGAATTATTCCTAGCGCGCGTTTTAGGGTTTTTAAAAAAGAAAAATAATATTTATTATTTGACCAAACGAGGAACATATTATTTCTATTATTTTGAAAGATTTTATACGCTCTCGTATATAGATAAAATGTGGAATATTATGAGAAAGCAAAGTTTTCCCCAAAAAATAGAATTATAGTTTAAACAAGTTGACAGCGTGTTTGTTTGGTAATACTATTGATATAAATATTTTTAAATGGAGTAAAAATGGACAGACAAAAACGCGTTGTCGCAATACATGATATATCATGCTTTGGCAGATGTTCCTTGACGGTCGCGCTTCCTGTCATCTCGGCGGCGAAAATAGAGACGAGCATTATCCCCACAGCTATTTTATCAACGCACACGGGCGGTTTTACGGGCTATACTTATCGCGATTTGACCGAGGATATCTTGCCCATAGTAAAGCATTGGCAAAGCCTCAATTTAGAATTTGACGCTATTTATACGGGATTTTTAGGTTCTTTTGAGCAGATTGATATTATAGCCCAAGTCTTTGATATGCTAAAAACCAAAGACAATCTTATAATAGTCGATCCCGTAATGGCCGACCATGGCCAGTTATACAAAATTTTTCCCGATAATTTTCCCCAAGGCATGAAAAAGTTGTGCCAAAAAGCCGACATAATTGTCCCCAATATGACCGAGGCCGCGTTGCTTGTGGATGAGCCATACAGTCCCGGTCCATATAAACCAGAATACATAGAAAAGACGCTAAAAAAACTATCGGCTTTTGCCAATCTAGTGGTTTTAACGGGCGTATTTTTTGACGAAGAAAATCTAGGCGCCGCGGCGTATGACAAGGCAAGGGATGAAATAAGCTACGCTTTTTCAAAAAAGATAAACGGATTTTATCACGGCACGGGCGATGTGTTTGGCAGCGCGCTTACCGCCGCCTTGGTCAATAAAGAGCCTTTAAATAGAGCCATAGAGATAGCGGTCAAATTCACGGCCTCAAGCATCCAAAGGTCGTTTGAAGCCAAAACCGATGTAAGATTTGGCGTTAACTTTGAAGCGGGATTGCAAGATTTGTTAAAATTATAAAGAAGTGGTTATAAAGCGTTAAATAAAAAAACAGCTTCCGTCATTGGAAGCTGTTTTTTTATCACAAATAATCAAGCCTTAAGCATATATAAGATAAGATAATAATTAATTTTGGGGGGAGATTTTTATGTTTTTTAGAAATTATGCCGAGCGGGCGATTGCCGTAATTAAAGGCGGTCCGCATTATCCAAATATAAACGGCGAAATAGAGTTCAGGCAGCTAAGCGAGGGCGTGGAAGTAATAGTAAGGGTACATAATTTGCCGCCGTTTTATAGGGAAGGGGATTTGGCGGTAGGACCGTTTGGCTTTCATATTCATGATGGCAACTCTTGCGAGCCCGGGACACAAGACAATCCTTTTCCCGAAACGGGCGCGCATTACAACCCGACCAACGCGATACACCCCAATCACGCGGGCGATTTGCCCATAATTATGCCTATGTCGGACGGGAGCGCGTTTATGAGATTTATTACAGATAGATTTAGGCTTAACGAAGTATTAGGCAAACCCGTATTAATCCATCAATCACCCGACGATTTCCGCGCGCAGCCTGCCGGCAACTCTGGCCTTAAAATAGCCTGCGGAATAATAACGCCCATAAGATAGCAATATAAAGCCTTAACAACAAAAAACAGCCTCCAAACTTTTAGGCTGTTTTTATTCTTTGTTCTCTAGGTTTTTAAAAGCCGAGGCCAGCATTAATTTTAACCTATTTAATTGGTTGACTTCGCTTGCGCCGGGGTCGTAGTCAATGGCTACGATATTAGCCTTGGGATTTTGGCGTTTTAGTTCTTTTATTACGCCTTTGCCTGTCACATGGTTGGGCAGGCACGCAAAAGGCTGCATACACACAATATTATGGACGCCTTCGCGCATAAGCTCAAGCATCTCCGCCGTCAAAAACCAGCCTTCGCCGCTCATTGAGCCCAATGAAACGACCTTGCTTGCCATTTTGGCCTTAGTTTTTATGTCCAAAGGATAGCCAAACCTAGTCTTTTTGAGTTCTTTTATCATCGGCGCGCGGATAAAATCTACAATCTTAATTAAAATATCGTTCTTTATCTTAGACCACAAAGTCCCGTCTAACAACCTGTATTTTATAGTGGCATTTTCAAACCCATACAAGAAAAAGTCCAGCATCTCAGGCATAACCGCTTCACAGCCCTCTTGTTCTATGATTTTTACGATTTGGTTATTTGCGCCGGGATGGAATTTGACCAAAATTTCGCCCACCAAACCAATGCGCGGTTTTTTGATATTATGGACGGGCAAAGCGTCAAATTCTCTTATGATATTGATAAGATTTTTTCTAAACTTAAACAAGTTTAGGCTTTTTAAGGATTCTAAGCAAAGCTTCTCCCATTTTTTGAGCAATCTATCGGCTCTGCCCGGTTCTTTTTCATAGTGTCTGACCGCATACAGCACCCTCATAAACAAATCGCCATAAATTAGCGACATTATAAGCTTTATCAGCATAGGAAAAGTAATCCTAAATCCGCTGCATTTATCAAGCCCGACCAAGTTAAAGCTGATAACAGGCACATGTCCCATATTGGCGTCTTTTAGCGCTTTTCTCAAAAGGGCGATATAATTGCTTGCTCTGCATCCGCCGCCTGTTTGGGAAATTATAACAGCCGTTTTATTAAGGTCATAACCGCCATTTTGCAAAGTGTTAATGATTTGTCCCAGAGTGATAATGGCAGGATAGCAGGCGTCATTGTTTACATATTTTAACCCGACATTAATCGCGCCCGGATCGGACTCGGGCAAAACCTGGATATTATATCCCGATTGCCTAATCGCTTCAGCCAAAAACACAAAATGAATGGGCGACATATTGGGCGCGATTATGGTATGCGTCTTTTTCATCGCCTTGGTGAAATCAACTTTAGGCGTAAGCGCGGGGGGAGGGACGCAGCATACATTTTTCCTTGCGCGCTCGTTTACCGCCGCAATCAAAGACCGTATTCTAATTCTCGCCGCGCCCAAATTATTGACTTCGTCAATTTTTATCACGGTATAAATTTTGTTGGCAGCTTCCATCAGCTCCATAACTTGATCGGTAGTGACGGCATCCAATCCGCAGCCAAAAGAGTTAAGCTGGACGATTTCTAGATTGTCCGTATGCCTTACTACCTCGGCCGCGGCATAAAGACGCGAATGATAAGTCCATTGGTCCATAACTCTTAATGGCCTGGGCGTCGTCTTTAGATGGCAAATGCTGTCTTCCGTCAGGATAGCAAAACCGTATCTATTAATCATATCGGCTATGCCGTGGTTAATTTCGGGGTCAACATGATAAGGGCGTCCCGCAAGCACAATCCCGCGTTTCCCCGTGCGGATAAGCTCTTGCAGCACCTCTTCGCCCTTTTTTCTAATGTCTTTTTTAAAATGCGCGTCTTCCTCGTAAGCCGCGTCAACCGCATTATGAATTTCGTTTTTATCTATATGGCTAAATACTTCGCGCAACCTTTTTTTCAATTTTTTAGGGTTGTTGAGCGGCAAAACGGGTGAGATAAATTCCACGTCTTTTTTTAGTTCGTCAATATTGTTTTTTAAGACTTCGGGATACATGCATACGATAGGGCAGTTATAGTGGTTATCGGCTTTGGGATCTTCTTTTTGTTCGTAAGGCAAGCATGGATAAAAAATAGTTTTTACGCCGCGTTTTATCAAAGAAATAATATGCCCGTGCGCTAATTTAGCGGGATAACAAACCGATTCTGAAGGCATTGTTTCTATGCCCAAATCAAATATCGCTCGCGACGAACGGGGCGACAAAACCACTTCATAACCTAACCTTGAAAAAAAGGTATGCCAAAAAGGATAGTTTTCATACATTCCCAAAACTCTGGGGATACCGATTTTTCCTCTTGGCGCGTTTTCGGGATTTTTATAATATTTAAAAAGCCTTTCGTATTTGTATTGGTAAAGGTTGGGCAAAAGCCCGGGCGGCAATTCTTCGCCCGCGCCCCTTTCGCAACGGTTGTTGGTAATAATTTTTTGACCGTCCGCAAAACTTGTTATTGTCAAAAGACATCTATTGCCGCACAGCTTGCAATGCTTGGTTTCTTTTTGGGGCTTTAAGTTAATAATCTCGTCATAAGTTTTTAGCGTGGAAGGCTGTCCTTTATAAGATTTTTTGGCTATAAGAGCCGCCCCGAACGCTCCCATAAGCCCGGCTATATTGGGACGCACAACCTCCCTTTTGCTGACAATCTCAAAAGCCCTCAAAACAGACTCGTTCAAAAATGTTCCGCCTTGGACAATGATTTTTTGGCCAAGTTCTTCGGGGTCTCTTATTTTTATAACTTTATACAAAGCGTTTTTAACCACGGAATACGAAAGTCCCGCGCTGATATCGCCTATGCTGGCGCCTTCTTTTTGGGCTTGTTTTACGCGAGAGTTCATAAATACCGTGCATCTTGAGCCCAAGTCCACGGGATTGTCGGCCATGAGGCCCATTTTGGCAAATTCTTCGGCTTTTAAGCCCAAAGCGGAAGCAAAAGTTTCTATAAAACTGCCGCAGCCCGAGGAGCAGGCTTCGTTAAGCAAAATACTATCTACGGTTTGGTTTTTTATGCGCAAGCATTTCATATCCTGTCCGCCGATATCCAACACAAAATCCACGCCGGGCAGGACATATTCCGACGCCGTATAATGCGCCATTGTTTCAATTTCGCCCATGTCAACGCCAAGCGCTTTTTTTATAAGGTTTTCGCCATAGCCTGTAACGCAAGAGTAGGCGATATAGGCGCTGTCGGGCAATTTAGCGTAAATTTCTTTTAATATTTTTATAACCGACTTTAAGGGATTGCCGCCGTTAGAGCCATACCAAAAATAAACTATTTGATTTTTGGAATCTATCAACGCCGCCTTTGTGGTCGTGGAGCCCGCGTCTATTCCCAAAAAACAAGCGCCTTGCGTCTTTTTAATATCGCCGTGGGGAACGCTGGCTTTGCTGTGCCGCGCGCGGAATTGCGCTAATTCTTCCTCTGAAGAAAATAACGCGGGCAGCCTCATAATTTCATGTTCCTCAATATCCTCTAGCGCCCTTAACTTGGTTTCTAGTTGTTTATTGGTTTTAATGTCATTGCCTGCCGCCAAAGCCGCGCCAATGGCGTTAAATATTTCAGAGTTTTCGGGAACGATTACCTCATCGTCTTTTAATTTTAAAGTTTCAATAAAACGCTTTCTAAGCTCGGGCAAAAAATGCAAAGGCCCGCCCAAAAACGCGACATTGCCCCTTATTGGCATGCCGCAGGCAAGACCCGAAATAGTCTGGTTGACTACGGACTGGAACACGCTGGCGGCCAAATCCGTGATAAGCGCGCCGTCGTTGAGCAAAGGCTGAATATCGCTTTTGGCGAAAACCCCGCATCGTGAAGCGATAGGGTAGATAGTTTTGGCTTGCGCAGCCAAGTCGTTGAGCTGGCCGATCTCTACATTAAGAAGCGTTGCCATTTGGTCTAAAAACGCGCCCGTGCCGCCCGCGCAAGTGCCGTTCATACGCTGTTCTACGCTGCCGTTGTTAAAATAGGTGATTTTGGCGTCCTCGCCGCCTAGTTCTATGGCGACATCGGTCCTGTCCGCGAAAACCTCAATGGCTTTCACGCCCGCGACAACTTCTTGGATAAAAGGTATATCCAACCATCTAGAAACGGCGATGCCGCCCGAGCCGGTTACCATTATGCTAAAGCTATCAAATC
Protein-coding regions in this window:
- a CDS encoding superoxide dismutase family protein: MFFRNYAERAIAVIKGGPHYPNINGEIEFRQLSEGVEVIVRVHNLPPFYREGDLAVGPFGFHIHDGNSCEPGTQDNPFPETGAHYNPTNAIHPNHAGDLPIIMPMSDGSAFMRFITDRFRLNEVLGKPVLIHQSPDDFRAQPAGNSGLKIACGIITPIR
- a CDS encoding pyridoxamine kinase, which codes for MDRQKRVVAIHDISCFGRCSLTVALPVISAAKIETSIIPTAILSTHTGGFTGYTYRDLTEDILPIVKHWQSLNLEFDAIYTGFLGSFEQIDIIAQVFDMLKTKDNLIIVDPVMADHGQLYKIFPDNFPQGMKKLCQKADIIVPNMTEAALLVDEPYSPGPYKPEYIEKTLKKLSAFANLVVLTGVFFDEENLGAAAYDKARDEISYAFSKKINGFYHGTGDVFGSALTAALVNKEPLNRAIEIAVKFTASSIQRSFEAKTDVRFGVNFEAGLQDLLKL
- a CDS encoding RNA-binding transcriptional accessory protein; this translates as MDIKAILSAEFDLSPIHASNIIELLDQGNTVPFIARYRKEMTGACDDQKLRVFVDRLDYLRKFEARRQVIIQSLKDQNVFDEKLEQALNGAKTLTELEDIYRPYKPKKKTRATVAAAKGLAPLADLIFGQNLGEDEINAQAQKYVNEEKGINNAQEAIAGALDIICEKMSDDANVRKAIRELFFEKGYIVASLVEKEKDANDRIDVYEMYKDYKEPIKTIPSHRILAINRGEKEKCLNVALELDEELVQNVMYKAFIKDGPTSSLIKAAANDAYNRLIKPSIQREVRAELFKKASEQAIKMFETNLKPLIMQPAIKNKVTMGIDPAYRTGCKIAVVDGIGKFLDKAVVYPTPPQNKTEEAKAVLKELIKTHNVELLAIGNGTASKETEIFVSRLLKEMPEYNLSYAVVNEAGASVYSASKLGAEEFPDLEPEHRSAVSIARRLQDPMAELVKIEPRSIGIGQYQHDMPPTRLDSALKVAVEDCVNSVGVDVNTASISLLSYVAGLNANIAKNIIKYRETNGKFETRDELLNVPQLGEKTFQQCAGFLRIVGGQNILDNTAVHPESYEAAQKLLDMFGLVINDSDSMAKLPELVKIKGEQKVAQACNIGVHTLNDIIEELLKPGR
- a CDS encoding radical SAM protein, producing MNWINFVRTILTRTKKPFVFLNECDQNLDYLSLDNLGLYIHIPFCAKICPFCPYCKTVYQKDLADNYINALINEIHMVGKQSGDKKRVTSLYFGGGTPCLCIDAIGEIIDAVKQYFIITEGIGIELHPQDLNDDVFKKLKQAQIAKISIGVQSFDENCLNFLGRKNEIDIQKLNNLLLKYPFETVSIDFIFGIPGQTFESLKKDFEIAFGCQANHVAIYPLIEFSFFQPEQKTTLRQKRKLLNKILDYCQQKGYERTSIWTFSKDGGHYSSMTRQNFLGFGCSATTLLLRQFKINTFDVQEYINRINSNRLPTALTCRFTKHQRMIYYLFWTAYSTIINPQDFEKFFGESLRKNYGFELFLARVLGFLKKKNNIYYLTKRGTYYFYYFERFYTLSYIDKMWNIMRKQSFPQKIEL
- a CDS encoding 2-hydroxyacyl-CoA dehydratase codes for the protein MTNKISIGLDVGSTTIKTAVLDENKNIIYSSYQRHYSDIKKTLVDVLNEILKRFDSFSIMVTGSGGIAVSRWLDIPFIQEVVAGVKAIEVFADRTDVAIELGGEDAKITYFNNGSVEQRMNGTCAGGTGAFLDQMATLLNVEIGQLNDLAAQAKTIYPIASRCGVFAKSDIQPLLNDGALITDLAASVFQSVVNQTISGLACGMPIRGNVAFLGGPLHFLPELRKRFIETLKLKDDEVIVPENSEIFNAIGAALAAGNDIKTNKQLETKLRALEDIEEHEIMRLPALFSSEEELAQFRARHSKASVPHGDIKKTQGACFLGIDAGSTTTKAALIDSKNQIVYFWYGSNGGNPLKSVIKILKEIYAKLPDSAYIAYSCVTGYGENLIKKALGVDMGEIETMAHYTASEYVLPGVDFVLDIGGQDMKCLRIKNQTVDSILLNEACSSGCGSFIETFASALGLKAEEFAKMGLMADNPVDLGSRCTVFMNSRVKQAQKEGASIGDISAGLSYSVVKNALYKVIKIRDPEELGQKIIVQGGTFLNESVLRAFEIVSKREVVRPNIAGLMGAFGAALIAKKSYKGQPSTLKTYDEIINLKPQKETKHCKLCGNRCLLTITSFADGQKIITNNRCERGAGEELPPGLLPNLYQYKYERLFKYYKNPENAPRGKIGIPRVLGMYENYPFWHTFFSRLGYEVVLSPRSSRAIFDLGIETMPSESVCYPAKLAHGHIISLIKRGVKTIFYPCLPYEQKEDPKADNHYNCPIVCMYPEVLKNNIDELKKDVEFISPVLPLNNPKKLKKRLREVFSHIDKNEIHNAVDAAYEEDAHFKKDIRKKGEEVLQELIRTGKRGIVLAGRPYHVDPEINHGIADMINRYGFAILTEDSICHLKTTPRPLRVMDQWTYHSRLYAAAEVVRHTDNLEIVQLNSFGCGLDAVTTDQVMELMEAANKIYTVIKIDEVNNLGAARIRIRSLIAAVNERARKNVCCVPPPALTPKVDFTKAMKKTHTIIAPNMSPIHFVFLAEAIRQSGYNIQVLPESDPGAINVGLKYVNNDACYPAIITLGQIINTLQNGGYDLNKTAVIISQTGGGCRASNYIALLRKALKDANMGHVPVISFNLVGLDKCSGFRITFPMLIKLIMSLIYGDLFMRVLYAVRHYEKEPGRADRLLKKWEKLCLESLKSLNLFKFRKNLINIIREFDALPVHNIKKPRIGLVGEILVKFHPGANNQIVKIIEQEGCEAVMPEMLDFFLYGFENATIKYRLLDGTLWSKIKNDILIKIVDFIRAPMIKELKKTRFGYPLDIKTKAKMASKVVSLGSMSGEGWFLTAEMLELMREGVHNIVCMQPFACLPNHVTGKGVIKELKRQNPKANIVAIDYDPGASEVNQLNRLKLMLASAFKNLENKE